One genomic segment of Hordeum vulgare subsp. vulgare chromosome 2H, MorexV3_pseudomolecules_assembly, whole genome shotgun sequence includes these proteins:
- the LOC123428252 gene encoding bZIP transcription factor 27-like: MEELWKGMSLCSTPVALQPYHHLHSPAAAPYRGAGYHQDYLAGAVPQPPRTPPHHTALTLEFTCLGGTGAANSATSSGDDPAGCHFVFSASGGGSRRATAVQPAVAGDRRQRRMIKNRESAARSRARKQAYNNEMEAELAQLRRENRMLIQREQDLINDRLARAAQIAVPDCSSSSSSRRSTLQQKQQQQQQRCRSAPPP, translated from the exons ATGGAGGAGCTGTGGAAGGGCATGTCGCTGTGCTCCACCCCGGTCGCGCTACAGCCGTACCACCACCTCCACTCCCCAGCCGCCGCTCCCTACCGCGGCGCCGGCTACCACCAGGACTACCTCGCTGGCGCGGTTCCACAGCCACCCCGCACGCCGCCCCACCACACGGCGCTCACCCTCGAGTTCACCTGCCTAGGAGGAACCGGCGCTGCCAACTCGGCCACCAGCTCCGGCGACGACCCAGCCGGCTGCCACTTTGTCTTCTCCGCGTCTGGAGGCGGCAGCAGGAGAGCCACCGCCGTGCAGCCGGCGGTGGCCGGCGACCGGCGGCAGCGTCGGATGATCAAGAACCGGGAGTCGGCGGCGCGGTCGCGGGCGCGGAAGCAGGCCTACAACAACGAGATGGAGGCGGAGCTGGCGCAGCTCCGCCGGGAGAACAGGATGCTCATCCAGCGCGAGCAGGACCTCATCAAC GATCGTTTGGCGAGGGCGGCGCAGATAGCCGTCCCCgactgcagcagcagcagcagtagcaggaggAGTACCCTCcagcagaagcagcagcagcagcagcagaggtgCCGCTCCGCCCCTCCACCATGA